The region CAGCAATATTATTATATTGCTTTTGAGGACGTCTTTGTTTTTGGGGAATTTTTCTGAAACTTTATCAAGAAGATCGTTAGCGAGGTCTTTTAAGTCCTGGCGTTCTCGGCCCAGTATCTGAATGTACTTGAGAGCGTTTTCAGGATTTTCCGATTTGATTGAAGAGAGGATTTCAGCGACAAAAGAAACGTCTTCTCTCTGAATTTTTTCGGTGAATATTGATGTAATTTGTGAGACATTTTTGCTGACGTCGGGGTATATTTCGCTCAGGACGTCGAGTTTGATGAGAAGTTCAATTATTGTTTTTTCATCTCTTTCCAGGAGAGCTTCGGATGTTTTAACAGCCAGATTCATTTTATCGAAGACGGACGCGAGGACAAAAGAAACGTTCAATTTCAAATTGTCGGAAAACCTCTCCATGAGGCCGGAGCATATATCGTAGGAATATTCGATGTTTTGAATAAAACCCGAGAAGGTCAGGAAGTCAGCGATCAGGATCGCCTTGTCGAAAGTACCTCTCTCCGCGCTGATTTTTCCAAGCAAATAAATGGCTTTGTAGTTTTCGAGGTTCTGTTCAGTCGCGTCCAGCAGGCAGGATTCGGCTCTTTCGTAAGATTCCGGATAGTTTTTCAAAAGCACTTCAATTATGTCGACGGCTTTGCCTGATTCTCCTTTCTTCATATAGATGTCAATGCAAAGGTTGTATATCTGTTCGTCAGGGGATTCAAGCAGAAGGTCTAATTTGCCCGAAACCCATTCGATGTATTCGTTTTTATCCGTGAAAAATTCGAGTTCCGCCGATGCTTCCGAAAGTTTTTTTTCAGTTATCAACTGTTCAATATACTGCATTCTCGCTTTAATGTTTTTTCTGTCCGTCTGAAGCATTGATTTGAGGTATTTTCCTTCGGTTTCTTTCGGAAGATTCGATTTGTTTACAAGTTCAAGCGCTTTGTCCTGATTGTTGGTCGAGACGTATAAATTGAAAAGGAAATCCATTGTTTCTAAGCTGAGCTGATTTTTTGACGATATTACATTTATTATCTTTTCGGCGCATCCGGTATCTATCTGAATAGCTCTGTTGAAAGATTCAATGGCTTCCCTGTCTTTCCCGAAATTGAGATTGAACTTGCCCAGGTAAATGTGAGAAACAGGAGATCTGTATTCGCTTTTGGCCATCCACGCGAGTTGACTGGTTATCAGATCCGCTCTGTCAGGAAACTCGGTGGCGACTTCCTCAAAAAGAGTAATGGCGGCGTCTTTATCGACGTAAAGCGTCAGGGAAGCTATCGACATCAAAAGGGAGGATCTTTTTTTTAGGTTAGCGGTACCCTGAGGGAAATTTTTAAGTATCTGGTTTTTTGCGGTGATGTCCTTTGTGACATAATCCTTGGGCACGTCTTTAAGGAAATCGTTCGCTTTGTCGAAATCCCCCTGCTCAAGATATAAAGAACCTATGAAGAGACCCACTTCGGAAAGTCTGTTGCCGAGAAAGAATCCGTCTTCCGCTCTGCTTATCGTGTTCTGTATGTTCTCGGGAGCGAGCATGTGAGCCATAGTCAGGTTCCTTGTGGCTACAGGCATGTTCATTTTTGCCTGCATCCTTCCCAGTTCAAGATAAATGCTGTAATCCTCGCGGTTGCGCGATTCTTTGTCCAGAAGATCGAGGGCTTTTTTATTTTCACCCTGATCCTCGAAACTTCTGACTTTTTCGAGAATTTTGTTTATGTCTTTCCCGAGTATAAATTCAAACATAGTTATCTATATTTTACATAATTGGCATTAGCGGTCAAGGTCAATGAAAGAAGAGCTTGCATTTTTTATGAGCCCAAATATAATAAAACAATAATTAAAGGAGGTAAAATGAGACCATACGTTAACGAAGCCGACTGTATTGCCTGTGGTTTGTGCAAAGACGTTTGTCCGGCAGATCCTAAAGTTTTTGAAATAGAAGATAAAGCGAAAGTAGTACATCCGGACGCATGTACGGGTTGCATGGAATGCCAAAACAATTGTCCGGTCAGCTGTATTGAAGTCAAATAAAATTCTTTTATTTTCTTATTAAAGCTCCCTGTTCCGGGGGCTTTTTTCTTTATCTGTGATGTTGAAAAATTTCTCCGTATAATTTATAATTGCGGTTTTAACTGATTCAAAGGAGCGCCGGAATATGACGTTTTTTATTTTTCTCATGGAACTCATGGTCGTCAATCAGGTCAGAGACGACGTTTATCTCATCAACCCTGAAACTTATACTCTTCACCCGAGAGACAGGCTCCAACTGGTCATTTCAGGAGCTCAGGGTTTCGTTCAGGACCTCGTGGTAAACGGTGACGGAACGATGATAGTGACGGTCGGCTCTCCCGCAATTATAGCCGAACCAAGTGAAACACCGATTCCCGGAGAGACAAGCATGATGACTGCCGATTTCGCATCGGGGATGCCCCTCGGAGTAGTATACGCCGAAGGCAGAACGCTGAAGGAAGTCGAAGAAGAAGTCAGGACACTGGTCAGAAAATATTACACAGGTGTTGAAGTCCGTTTGATTATAGTAAGACCGAGGCATTTTATAATTATGCCGACAGGGGCGGTTCAAAGCGGAAATACTCCTTTGGAAGTCACTCCCCTTACGAGAGTGTCTTACGCTGTCGGAACTCTTTTGCTGAAATCCACGGCATCACTTATGAACATCGAACTGAGGTTTCTCGACGGGACAGTAGATACGGCCGATTACATACAATTCCTCAGGACCGGTGATATAGAGTATGACCCGCCTTTCAGGGAAGAAGGCGTCGTCCTCTATTTTCCGGAAATGAAAAAATCCGTGACAGTTTTCGGTGCAGTGCATCCTTACGGCACTTCCGACGTGATTTGGTCGACAGACACTCTCGAGACTTTTCAGAGTGTTTCGGCAGTCCATGAAATATTCGACGGCGAAAATTTAAAAGATCTTATCGAGATCGCCGGAGGATTTCTCCAGAACGCCGATGTATCAAATATCACGGTAAAGAGAAACGGGACATTGTTCAGGATAAACGGCAGAGATCAGACCGCTTTGGCGGATTTCGTCCTCGAAGACAGCGACACGATAATGATACCTGAAATAAGGAATTCAATAATCGTTTTGGGAGGAGTGAGAACTCCGGGGGAATATTCTTTCGTTCCCATGAAAACCGCTTTTGAATACGTCAGCATAGCCGGAGGCGTCACCGAAAGAGGAATGCTTAACAAAGTCACGGTGTATTCTTACGACGGCGTTCACAAGGGCGACGGAATAAACACGCCGGTGGAAAGGGGAGACGTCGTCAAAGTCCCGGAAGTGACTCTCAGATGGTGGCAGGATTACGCAAGTATTATGGGCACCTTGATAAGTATAGCATCATTTATCGTTCTCATATCTCAATAACATGGAGGTTTGAAAATGGCCGAACTCGTCGGAAAAGCTGTCGTCGCGCAGGGCGGTGGGCCAACTGCAGTGATAAATCAAACGCTCGCGGGGATCGTCTTCAGATCCAAGACCTGTTCACACATTTCCAAGCTTTACGGATCCATAAGAGGAGTCAGGGGGATAATTGACGAGAATTTCGTCGATCTGTCTTCTGTTTCTTTTGAAAACATGAAGAAGGTTGCTCTTACCCCTGGCGCCGCTCTCAAAAGCACGAGAGACAAACCCGACCCGGAATATTGTCTTAAAATATTCGACGTGTTCAGAAAGCATGACATAAGGTATTTTTTCTACATCGGAGGAAACGATTCCGCCGACACCTGCAGGATAATTAACGAACAAGCGAAGGATAGCAATTATGACCTAAGGGTCTTTCATGTCCCCAAGACAATAGACAACGATCTTTTAATCAACGACCACACTCCGGGATACGGATCGGCGGCTAAATTTGTCGCTCAGGCTTTCGGAGGAATAAACTGCGACAACGATTCTCTCGGGGGAGTTTATATCGGAATAGTAATGGGAAGGCACGCCGGTTTTCTCACCGCCGGGTCCGCGCTTTCGAAAAAGAACGAAAGGGACGCGCCTCATCTGATTTTTCTTCCGGAATACCCTTTTGACACAGGCAAGTTTCTCGCGGGTGTTGATCGCGCCTTTTCAAAATACAAAAGATGCGTCGTAGCTGTCAGTGAAGGGATTACAGACGCCGGTGGACAGCCAGTTATAGCAAGCCTTTCAAAGGGGAAAAAGGAATTCGATTCACACGGCAACATACAGCTATCGGGAACCGGCGCGCTGGGAGACATGCTTTCCGAACTGGTCAAGTCTGAACTCAAAATAAAAAGAGTCAGATCAGACACTTTCGGCTATCTTCAGAGGTCGTTTTCCGGATGCGTCAGCGCAACTGATTCAAAAGAAGCGCGGGAATGCGGAGAAATGGCTGTCGTTTATTCGTCCGTCACGGAGAATGACGGGTCCGTTACAATCCACAGAACGGGAGAATACGAGATCGAATACAGACTGTCTCTTTTGGCGGACATCGCCGGAAAAACCAAACTGATACCGAAGGAATTTTACGATTCCGGTGAAAACTTTGTCACGAAGCTTTTTTATCAATACGCCGGACCACTCGTCGGTGAATTGCCTGAAACGGCGAAACTGTCGGCTCGGCAGATTATAATACAAAAATGAAGGAGTAAAAAATGATGGCAAATGTCATTCCAGCCGGCGTCGAATTGATAGACAATCCGGATCAGGAGAAATTCAGAGATCTCACTTTGAAATACGGGCCTGCATCGATGAAAACGGCATACGGAAACATGCTCAAACTGACTAGAAATAAAGCGAGAAAAGCCGAGTACACATATATAGTTGCAGAAGAAAGCGCCGCCAAACTATTTTCAAGTAAAATCATCACTCGCGAAAAAGCTGACCATTACATAAAAAATGCCTGCGATTACATGAAAAAGCAGGGAAAGATGATAAAAATTGACCGATACGCCGGTATAGGCAAAAGAGCTGTCGGAGTGACATGGTATTACGATCTTGTGTCGGCTAATCTCGGCGCCATGCAGCAGATACTGTCGTTTCCCAGGTCATCGGTCGAAAACGCTGAATCTCTGAAAAAACCTTTTGAGCCGGTTTTCAGACTTGTATTTTTGGCCGGTTTTCCCGCGCAGGGTCTTCCCGGAAATCAGGCCATTATTTTTGACATTGAGAATTACATCACTTACGTTATGGGACCGGATTATTTCGGAGAAAGCAAAAAAGGCATGCTGAGAATGCTGAACGAGTATGTCTATCAAAAGGGCGGCCTCGTTCTTCACGCGGGAGCGAAAACGGTCAAAACGAAAGACAAAGAGATTTCGGTTGCCATCATGGGACTTTCCGGAACCGGAAAAACTACGACTACTTTTTCTAAGCAAGGCGAATACAGCAAACCGATCCAGGACGACATGATTTCTCTTTGGCCCGACGGCACGTTTTCGATAACGGAGAACGGGTGTTTCGCAAAAACATACGGTCTTACCGAGGCATCGGAACCTGTTATATACCGGGGAACGCTCAGCCCATCCGCCTGGGTGGAGAACGTCTATCCCGACGAAAACGGCAAATTCGATTTTTCTAAAGAAATTCTGGAGCCCGGCGAAGTCGCAAGGCTTAAAAAAATGTTGGTAGAATCCGGGGCCGACTCCGTAAACGTTGAAAAATACATAAAGGGAGAAGTGAAATCCGGCGAAGTGGTCGATGAATACCTTACTCCCGCCGATGGCTGGGATTTTGTCGTGTGGACTCAAAACGGAAGATCCATAATTCCGATGAGCGACATCGAAAACGCTGCCGATTTCAACAATCTTCCCCCTTTGAAGTCTTTGGGGATTTTGAACAGAGATGAAGGGAAAGACGCGGCGACTCCGGGAATAGTCCTTTTCTCCTCTCCGGAACAGACGGCCGGTTACTTCATGCTCGGAGAGACTTCTAAAACTTCGGCCGCAGGCAAAGACCGCGGTAAAACACGATCTCCATTCACTCAGCCTTTTTTCCCGAGAACCCATAAACTCCAGGCCGACAGGTTCAGGGATTTGGCCGCATTATTCGACAATTTGCAATCCTGGATGATGAACACGGGATTTGTTGGCGGCGACGCAAGGGACGTCGAGAATAAAAAGGCTCTGAAAGTCAAGATTTCGCATTCCTCGGCGATGATAGAAGCTTTGTTTGAAGACAGAATCACCTGGAAAAAAGATCCTGATTTCGGTTATCAGATAGTAGATGTCGCCGACGGAGCCAATTCGTGGCTTCTCGAAAGAGTACCCGCCGAGATCCTCAATCCGGTTTTGTTTTTCGAAAAAAGCGGGAGAATGGAAGAATACCGGTTCTGGGTTCAGAAAATGAAAAGCGAAAGGCGTGCTTTTCTCGAAAAATTCAAGGTCGAAAGCAACATTATTGAATCTGTCTGCGGCTGAATCGTTTGTTCAAGCAGTTCAATACCGCCATATCCACTGCAGACCTGCTCCCATGATGTCATCGGAGTCCTTGTTAAGGATGAAGGAAGTGTTCTTCCATATCCTGTAGGTCAAAGTAATATCCGCAGGGGTGTTGTTGAGAATGTCTTTCTTGTATTCGACATAGACATCGCGAGTGACGTATTTGGCGAGGGTCAGTTTGGCGCTGTTCGACGAACCCAGTTGAGTCTCGAGATTTATTACACTGAGGTTCAAAGCCCTTTCGAGTCTTGAAAATACTTTGGTCCTGAGAAGGTAGTTTACCGCCCTGTTAGGCACGGCAGATGCAATAGTTGAAATCGAAGTTATGTTGCTCCAGGTCGTGTTGAAAGTCAGCAGTGAAATGATATCCTGTTCAGACATTTTCGGTTCAGATGTCAGTGTCAGGGAAGGTGAGTTGATGTTGCCTGAAAGCCGGGCGATTATTGTCACTTCTCTCGACTCAGGAGAAGTCCCGTTCGCGGGATCGGAGTAATATATTTCAGTCTTTCCGTAAAAATCTATTTCGCCGTCAATTTGAGTCGAGTCGGTTATGAGCAGCAGTTGTCCCTCGGTTATCCTGAAACTCCTGTCGAGATAGAAAATGCTGCCGCGTTCTGCGATCAATTCGCCTTTCGTGCTGATCAAGCCGTCGAATGAAGAAACATTGTAAGTCCCGCTGAGTTCGACTTCGGCCATTTCGTGCCTGAATATAATGTTCCCTGAAGAACCGTCAATGAATATTTCCATGTCAGGTATTTCCTGGTTTGCGGCAGGCTGTGACTGTGTTTCTGAAACAGGAGAGATGAGAGCCTGATTTATGAAAGCGTCGCCTCTTATAGACGAGTGAAAATTGGAGTCTACTTGAATTTCGAGATTGCCCGTGACGTTTGCCCAAACTCCTTCGAATCCCGTATAGTCAACGTCCTTGAAATCTATTTTTATCCGGGAATTGAACGACCTGTAACCTTCGGTCATTACCAGGTCGCCTTCGACGCCGAAATGTCCCCGTGAATTCGTGCCTGCGACGCTGAAATTTATAGAGTCGTCGTGAAAATCGGCTTTAGCCGAAATGTTTTGAGCTATTTGACCTGCGGGTTTGATGAACGCGGCGCCTTCGACAAGCTCAACTTGTCCGTAAATGTCCGGATCTTTGTACGTCCCTTTTATGGAGGCGTTTCCCCTGACATTCCCGGAGAGCATGACAGCAATGTCTGAGAGGAATTCAAGAGGCCAGAGGCCTATGTCGTCGAAAAGAATTTTAAGATCGATCTCGTCTTCAGTCCCGAAGGGGAGATAACCCGAAATTGTCGAGGTTCTATTTTGAAAAACCAGCTCGCATGTATCGATTTTCAAGCCTCTCAAAGTCGTTTCGCCTTCCAAGTGAGCGAAGTCGAGAAAAAGCAGTCCGGACTTGACTTTTCCCGTACGGATCAGAACGTGAGCCCGTGGGTCTGAAAGCGGGCCCGAGAAGCCGGATCTAAGGTTTAGATAACCGTGTATAGGGGGTAAGGATGGAAAAAACGGATTCAAGTTCATGCTGACGCTGTCTGCGTTGAGAAATCCTGATATGTTGTCCCCGTTTATCTCGCAGGAAGCGGAAAAATTCAGGCCGGAATAACCTTCGGCGTAAAATGTGTCCAGTGACAGACGATTGTCGGCAAAACTGACGATCAACGGCGAAGTCGTCAAAAGAAAAAACGAATCCGAGTTGATAGTTAAATTTTCAAATAAGATATTTGAATTTTCAGCGTCAAAAGCGAAAAAAGAACCGGCGTCGAAAAATTCAGAGGAGAGTGACACTTTTCCTTCGAGCAAATCGTCCGTTGTTTCTGCAAAAAGGGCAAACGTTTCTGCCGTGAACTTATTGTAAACCAGACCTCTTCCCGAAATCCTGACTGCGTCGGCGGTGAATTTTGTGGCTTCGAAGTTTTCAAATTCCATGTCTATGAAGCGGCAGTAAAAACCGTTGAATTCGGCGTCCTCAGCGGTTACGTCGGCGTTTAGAAATTTTCCATCATACGTCAGAACGCCGTTGAGCCTGCCCCGGATCTGCCGGTCCGTGATTTTAAGTTGCGACAACAGAGAAACATTGAAATCCTGAAGACGGCAACTTAAATCGTAACCGTTTTTTGAAAAATCTATCTGTGCTCCCAGGTTACCATACTCTCCTGTAACGCAGGCGATGGAGAGAGCGTAATGTCCCGCTCCTGCATTTAGCGTTCCGTAAAGTGAATTCAACGAGACATCGTTTACTGAAGAGTTGGCGAAAGAAAAAACCGCTTCGCAGACAAGAGAATCGGGATTCTTCAGTTCTTTTATCCAGCCTGCGGCCGTCCCGTTGGCAGTGAAATGATTTGGTGAAAATCCGGAAAGAAATCCTATGTCCAGAGATCTGATTCCTTGAAATTCCGACTGAAAAGACATCGAATCAGTTTTGGGAGCGTAAGAACAGTTAAGAAGCATCTCTCCGCCGCCCAAATATATCCTGGAGTTGTCTGTCGATATCATTTCATCTTCGTAGGAAATTTCCGAGGAAATCGAGTCGGCGAAATACTTGTCAAACGACAACCCTTCGGCAAATAAATTGAAATCGGCATATTTCAACCCTTCATGATATGTAAAACTTCCCTTTCCTGTAATTCTTCCTGAAATTTCTTTGCGCCACTCACTGACATCCGACCAGAAAGTGTCGATGACTGCACTGAATCTTGCTTCTCTCGAAAACACGTCGGCACGGGCAACAACGAAAGTGTTGCCGGTTCCGATTTCCACCAATCCTGATAATCTAAGGTCGGGATAGAGCACGACATCTGATTTTAAAAAAATCTGACTGGAAACATAACAGGTCGAAAAAGCGGCTTTTTCGACAGTTATGTTTATGCCTTCGGGATAAGACAGCAGGACAGCGTCGACCGATATGTCGGATATTTCTTTGGCGTCGTAAATGAGACGGCCGTTTGAAACAAATATCCTTTCGGCGGAAATTCTGGGGAAAGATATGTCTCCGGGCGGTTTACCGTCCTGAGGTTTAGGATCAAGATTCCAGTTGAGTACACCGGATTCGGAGTGCGTGAATTGCAGAAACAGCCCGTCCGAAAAGACTGATTTGACTTGCCTTTTGTTTATAATGTCAAAAAAGCTGAAATTGATTTCAGCGTAAGGACAGCTCAGAAGCAGTTCTTCTCTGTCGTTGTATACGTGAAGGTCTTTGATCCAGACAGAAGGCTTGGAAAAAAACCCGGCCTGTTGATAGGTGACTTTGATGTCGAAAATATTT is a window of candidate division WOR-3 bacterium DNA encoding:
- a CDS encoding 4Fe-4S binding protein, with protein sequence MRPYVNEADCIACGLCKDVCPADPKVFEIEDKAKVVHPDACTGCMECQNNCPVSCIEVK
- a CDS encoding SLBB domain-containing protein, translated to MTFFIFLMELMVVNQVRDDVYLINPETYTLHPRDRLQLVISGAQGFVQDLVVNGDGTMIVTVGSPAIIAEPSETPIPGETSMMTADFASGMPLGVVYAEGRTLKEVEEEVRTLVRKYYTGVEVRLIIVRPRHFIIMPTGAVQSGNTPLEVTPLTRVSYAVGTLLLKSTASLMNIELRFLDGTVDTADYIQFLRTGDIEYDPPFREEGVVLYFPEMKKSVTVFGAVHPYGTSDVIWSTDTLETFQSVSAVHEIFDGENLKDLIEIAGGFLQNADVSNITVKRNGTLFRINGRDQTALADFVLEDSDTIMIPEIRNSIIVLGGVRTPGEYSFVPMKTAFEYVSIAGGVTERGMLNKVTVYSYDGVHKGDGINTPVERGDVVKVPEVTLRWWQDYASIMGTLISIASFIVLISQ
- a CDS encoding 6-phosphofructokinase translates to MAELVGKAVVAQGGGPTAVINQTLAGIVFRSKTCSHISKLYGSIRGVRGIIDENFVDLSSVSFENMKKVALTPGAALKSTRDKPDPEYCLKIFDVFRKHDIRYFFYIGGNDSADTCRIINEQAKDSNYDLRVFHVPKTIDNDLLINDHTPGYGSAAKFVAQAFGGINCDNDSLGGVYIGIVMGRHAGFLTAGSALSKKNERDAPHLIFLPEYPFDTGKFLAGVDRAFSKYKRCVVAVSEGITDAGGQPVIASLSKGKKEFDSHGNIQLSGTGALGDMLSELVKSELKIKRVRSDTFGYLQRSFSGCVSATDSKEARECGEMAVVYSSVTENDGSVTIHRTGEYEIEYRLSLLADIAGKTKLIPKEFYDSGENFVTKLFYQYAGPLVGELPETAKLSARQIIIQK
- a CDS encoding phosphoenolpyruvate carboxykinase (ATP); this translates as MMANVIPAGVELIDNPDQEKFRDLTLKYGPASMKTAYGNMLKLTRNKARKAEYTYIVAEESAAKLFSSKIITREKADHYIKNACDYMKKQGKMIKIDRYAGIGKRAVGVTWYYDLVSANLGAMQQILSFPRSSVENAESLKKPFEPVFRLVFLAGFPAQGLPGNQAIIFDIENYITYVMGPDYFGESKKGMLRMLNEYVYQKGGLVLHAGAKTVKTKDKEISVAIMGLSGTGKTTTTFSKQGEYSKPIQDDMISLWPDGTFSITENGCFAKTYGLTEASEPVIYRGTLSPSAWVENVYPDENGKFDFSKEILEPGEVARLKKMLVESGADSVNVEKYIKGEVKSGEVVDEYLTPADGWDFVVWTQNGRSIIPMSDIENAADFNNLPPLKSLGILNRDEGKDAATPGIVLFSSPEQTAGYFMLGETSKTSAAGKDRGKTRSPFTQPFFPRTHKLQADRFRDLAALFDNLQSWMMNTGFVGGDARDVENKKALKVKISHSSAMIEALFEDRITWKKDPDFGYQIVDVADGANSWLLERVPAEILNPVLFFEKSGRMEEYRFWVQKMKSERRAFLEKFKVESNIIESVCG
- a CDS encoding translocation/assembly module TamB domain-containing protein, with amino-acid sequence MRLVPLLFATGILYFAIASVFQGKAEEFAFKETVKIFENIFDIKVTYQQAGFFSKPSVWIKDLHVYNDREELLLSCPYAEINFSFFDIINKRQVKSVFSDGLFLQFTHSESGVLNWNLDPKPQDGKPPGDISFPRISAERIFVSNGRLIYDAKEISDISVDAVLLSYPEGINITVEKAAFSTCYVSSQIFLKSDVVLYPDLRLSGLVEIGTGNTFVVARADVFSREARFSAVIDTFWSDVSEWRKEISGRITGKGSFTYHEGLKYADFNLFAEGLSFDKYFADSISSEISYEDEMISTDNSRIYLGGGEMLLNCSYAPKTDSMSFQSEFQGIRSLDIGFLSGFSPNHFTANGTAAGWIKELKNPDSLVCEAVFSFANSSVNDVSLNSLYGTLNAGAGHYALSIACVTGEYGNLGAQIDFSKNGYDLSCRLQDFNVSLLSQLKITDRQIRGRLNGVLTYDGKFLNADVTAEDAEFNGFYCRFIDMEFENFEATKFTADAVRISGRGLVYNKFTAETFALFAETTDDLLEGKVSLSSEFFDAGSFFAFDAENSNILFENLTINSDSFFLLTTSPLIVSFADNRLSLDTFYAEGYSGLNFSASCEINGDNISGFLNADSVSMNLNPFFPSLPPIHGYLNLRSGFSGPLSDPRAHVLIRTGKVKSGLLFLDFAHLEGETTLRGLKIDTCELVFQNRTSTISGYLPFGTEDEIDLKILFDDIGLWPLEFLSDIAVMLSGNVRGNASIKGTYKDPDIYGQVELVEGAAFIKPAGQIAQNISAKADFHDDSINFSVAGTNSRGHFGVEGDLVMTEGYRSFNSRIKIDFKDVDYTGFEGVWANVTGNLEIQVDSNFHSSIRGDAFINQALISPVSETQSQPAANQEIPDMEIFIDGSSGNIIFRHEMAEVELSGTYNVSSFDGLISTKGELIAERGSIFYLDRSFRITEGQLLLITDSTQIDGEIDFYGKTEIYYSDPANGTSPESREVTIIARLSGNINSPSLTLTSEPKMSEQDIISLLTFNTTWSNITSISTIASAVPNRAVNYLLRTKVFSRLERALNLSVINLETQLGSSNSAKLTLAKYVTRDVYVEYKKDILNNTPADITLTYRIWKNTSFILNKDSDDIMGAGLQWIWRY